The Rhodopseudomonas palustris genome window below encodes:
- the rbbA gene encoding ribosome-associated ATPase/putative transporter RbbA, with protein sequence MSDAAAGASDPRAPVVRLGAVSLRYGKTLALDDVTLDLPSGCMIGLIGPDGVGKSSLLSLVSGARAVQQGRVEVFGGDIADAAHRRAVCPRIAYMPQGLGKNLYPTLSVFENVDFFGRLFGHSRRERAARIADLLESTGLSPFAERPAGKLSGGMKQKLGLCCALIHDPDLLILDEPTTGVDPLSRRQFWELINDIRAQRPGMSVVVATAYMEEAERFDLLVAMNAGRVLATGTPAELLRQTGGKSLDAAFIALLPEAERRGHAEVVIPPRATGRTGVAIEADHLTMRFGDFTAVDDVSFRIGQGEIFGFLGSNGCGKTTTMKMLTGLLAATEGKARLFGNEVDPNDMAVRRRVGYMSQAFSLYSELTVRQNLELHARLFQMAPATIAPRIAEMERRFDLAEVIDKLPDDLPLGIRQRLSLAVAMIHSPDILILDEPTSGVDPIARDGFWQMLSDLSRNDNVTIFVSTHFMNEAERCDRISLMHAGRVLISDTPAAIVASRSAASLEDAFIAYLEEAIGAAATPSAPQAAAAQVTTAPRADAPHPRRASSSWFDLRRMLAYTRREALELQRDPIRATLALIGSVVLMFVLGYGINLDVEKLSFAVLDRDDTTISRDYILDIAGSRYFAEQRPITDYADLDRRMRSGELTMAIEIPPGFGRDVSRGRPVEVGAWIDGAMPSRAETARGYAQAMHLGWLKRKASELYGDAATAGKFQIAMRYRYNPDIRSVVAMAPAVIPLLLLMIPAMLAALSVVREKELGSIINFYATPTTRLEFLIGKQLPYVALAMLNFVMLTAFAIFAFQVPFTGSFLAFGTGALLYVMFATALGLVLSTFMNSQIAAIFGTTLLTLIPAIQFSGLIDPVSSLQGAGAIIGRIYPTTYFVDITRGAFSKGLGFEQMWGSFVPLLIAVPLLFGLGAALLQKQAK encoded by the coding sequence ATGAGCGATGCAGCGGCGGGCGCTTCCGACCCGCGCGCGCCGGTGGTGCGGCTCGGCGCGGTGTCGTTGCGCTACGGCAAGACGCTGGCGCTCGACGACGTCACGCTCGATCTGCCGTCGGGCTGCATGATCGGACTGATAGGTCCCGATGGCGTCGGCAAATCGAGCCTGCTGTCGCTGGTTTCGGGCGCGCGCGCGGTGCAGCAGGGGCGCGTCGAGGTGTTCGGCGGCGACATCGCCGACGCCGCGCACCGGCGCGCCGTCTGCCCGCGGATCGCCTATATGCCGCAGGGGCTCGGCAAGAATCTGTATCCGACGCTGTCGGTGTTCGAGAATGTCGACTTCTTCGGCCGGCTGTTCGGCCACAGTCGCCGCGAGCGCGCCGCGCGGATCGCCGATCTGCTTGAAAGCACTGGGCTTTCGCCATTTGCCGAGCGCCCGGCGGGGAAATTGTCCGGCGGCATGAAGCAGAAGCTCGGGCTGTGCTGCGCGCTGATCCACGACCCGGACCTGCTGATCCTGGACGAGCCGACCACCGGCGTCGATCCGCTGTCGCGCCGGCAGTTCTGGGAATTGATCAACGACATCAGGGCGCAGCGCCCCGGTATGAGCGTGGTCGTGGCGACCGCCTATATGGAGGAGGCCGAGCGCTTCGACCTGCTGGTGGCAATGAATGCCGGGCGCGTGCTGGCCACCGGAACGCCTGCGGAATTGTTGCGGCAAACTGGTGGCAAATCCTTGGACGCCGCCTTCATCGCTTTGCTGCCCGAAGCCGAGCGCCGCGGTCATGCCGAGGTGGTGATTCCGCCGCGCGCGACCGGCCGGACCGGCGTCGCGATCGAGGCCGACCATCTCACCATGCGGTTCGGCGACTTCACCGCGGTCGACGACGTCTCGTTCCGGATCGGGCAGGGCGAGATCTTCGGCTTCCTCGGCTCCAACGGCTGCGGCAAGACCACGACGATGAAGATGCTGACCGGGTTGTTAGCAGCGACCGAGGGCAAGGCGCGGCTGTTCGGCAACGAGGTCGACCCGAACGACATGGCGGTGCGCCGCCGTGTCGGCTACATGTCGCAGGCGTTCTCGCTCTACAGCGAACTCACCGTCCGGCAGAATCTCGAACTCCACGCGCGGCTGTTCCAGATGGCGCCCGCGACGATCGCGCCGCGGATCGCCGAGATGGAGCGGCGGTTCGATCTCGCCGAGGTGATCGACAAGCTGCCGGACGACCTGCCGCTCGGCATCCGGCAGCGGCTGTCGCTCGCGGTGGCGATGATCCACTCGCCCGATATCCTGATTCTCGACGAGCCGACCTCGGGCGTCGATCCGATCGCGCGAGACGGCTTCTGGCAGATGCTGTCCGACCTGTCGCGCAACGACAACGTCACCATCTTCGTCTCGACCCATTTCATGAACGAGGCGGAGCGCTGCGACCGCATTTCCCTGATGCACGCCGGCCGCGTGCTGATCAGCGATACGCCGGCGGCGATCGTCGCGAGCCGTTCGGCGGCGAGCCTGGAAGACGCCTTCATCGCCTATCTGGAGGAGGCGATCGGCGCCGCCGCGACGCCGTCGGCGCCGCAAGCCGCGGCCGCGCAAGTTACGACCGCGCCGCGCGCGGACGCCCCGCATCCGCGCCGGGCGTCGTCGTCCTGGTTCGATCTGCGGCGGATGCTCGCTTATACGCGGCGCGAAGCGCTGGAGCTGCAGCGCGATCCGATCCGCGCCACGCTGGCGCTGATCGGCAGCGTGGTGCTGATGTTCGTGCTCGGCTACGGCATCAATCTCGACGTCGAGAAACTGAGCTTCGCGGTGCTCGATCGCGACGACACCACGATCAGTCGCGACTACATCCTCGACATCGCGGGCTCGCGCTACTTCGCCGAGCAGCGCCCGATCACCGACTACGCCGATCTCGACCGCAGGATGCGCAGCGGCGAACTGACGATGGCGATCGAGATCCCGCCGGGCTTCGGCCGCGACGTCTCGCGCGGCCGTCCCGTCGAGGTCGGCGCCTGGATCGACGGCGCGATGCCGTCGCGGGCGGAGACCGCGCGCGGCTACGCGCAGGCGATGCATCTCGGCTGGCTCAAGCGGAAGGCAAGCGAGCTCTACGGCGACGCCGCGACCGCCGGCAAATTCCAGATTGCGATGCGCTATCGCTACAATCCGGACATCCGGAGCGTGGTGGCGATGGCGCCCGCGGTGATTCCGCTGCTGCTGCTGATGATCCCGGCGATGCTGGCGGCGCTCAGCGTGGTGCGCGAGAAGGAGCTCGGCTCGATTATCAATTTCTACGCGACGCCGACCACGCGGCTGGAATTCCTGATCGGCAAGCAACTGCCTTACGTGGCGCTGGCGATGCTGAACTTCGTGATGCTGACCGCGTTCGCGATCTTCGCCTTCCAGGTGCCGTTCACCGGCAGCTTCCTCGCCTTCGGCACCGGCGCGCTGCTCTACGTCATGTTCGCCACCGCGCTCGGCCTGGTGCTGTCGACCTTCATGAACAGCCAGATCGCGGCGATCTTCGGCACGACGCTGCTGACGCTGATCCCGGCGATCCAGTTCTCCGGACTGATCGATCCGGTCTCGTCGCTGCAGGGCGCCGGCGCGATCATCGGCAGGATCTATCCGACCACCTATTTCGTCGACATCACGCGCGGCGCGTTCTCCAAGGGGCTCGGCTTCGAGCAGATGTGGGGGTCGTTCGTTCCGCTGCTGATCGCGGTGCCGCTGCTGTTCGGCCTCGGCGCCGCGCTCCTCCAGAAGCAGGCGAAGTAA
- a CDS encoding ABC transporter permease codes for MRIANIVELGVKELRGLLRDPMMLALIVYSFTVSIYTGSKALPETLNHAAISIVDEDQSPVSQRIVTAFNPPYFSIPKLITQAEMDKRMDAGLDTFALDIPPEFQRDLLAGKSPTIQLNIDATRMTQAFSGGGYVQSIVTGEVDEFLAKHRAAATVPVEQALRVRFNAELNKGWFGAINQLITAVTMLSIILTGAALIREREHGTIEHLLVMPVTPFEIMVSKIWSMGGVVLLASSFALVAIVQGVLAVPVHGSVALFMFGTALHLFATTCMGIFLATAAGTMPQFGLLLMLILLPLQALSGGMTPRESMPQIIQDIMLIAPNTHFVAMAQAILFRDAGLDVVWPQLAALFAIGAVLFFLALRQFRRFLAA; via the coding sequence ATGCGGATCGCCAACATCGTCGAACTCGGCGTCAAGGAACTGCGCGGCCTGCTGCGCGATCCGATGATGCTGGCGCTGATCGTGTATTCGTTCACCGTCTCGATCTACACCGGCTCCAAGGCGCTGCCGGAAACGCTCAATCACGCGGCGATCTCGATCGTCGACGAGGACCAGTCGCCGGTCTCGCAGCGGATCGTCACGGCGTTCAACCCGCCTTATTTCTCGATCCCGAAGCTGATCACGCAAGCGGAGATGGACAAGCGGATGGACGCCGGGCTCGACACCTTCGCGCTCGACATTCCGCCGGAGTTCCAGCGCGACCTGCTGGCGGGCAAGTCGCCGACCATTCAGCTCAACATCGACGCCACGCGGATGACCCAGGCGTTCTCGGGCGGCGGCTATGTGCAGTCGATCGTCACCGGCGAAGTCGACGAATTTCTCGCCAAGCATCGCGCCGCCGCCACCGTCCCGGTCGAACAGGCGCTGCGGGTCCGGTTCAACGCCGAGCTCAACAAGGGCTGGTTCGGCGCCATCAACCAGTTGATCACCGCGGTCACCATGCTGTCGATCATCCTCACCGGCGCGGCGCTGATCCGCGAGCGCGAGCACGGCACCATCGAGCATCTGCTGGTGATGCCGGTGACGCCGTTCGAGATCATGGTGAGCAAGATCTGGTCGATGGGCGGCGTGGTGCTGCTGGCGTCGAGCTTCGCGCTGGTCGCCATCGTGCAGGGCGTACTCGCGGTGCCGGTGCACGGCTCGGTGGCGCTGTTCATGTTCGGCACGGCGCTGCATCTGTTCGCCACCACCTGCATGGGCATTTTCCTGGCGACCGCCGCCGGCACCATGCCGCAATTCGGGCTGCTGCTGATGCTGATCCTGCTGCCGCTGCAGGCGCTGTCGGGCGGGATGACGCCGCGCGAAAGCATGCCGCAGATCATTCAGGACATCATGCTGATCGCGCCGAACACGCATTTCGTCGCGATGGCGCAGGCGATCCTGTTTCGCGACGCCGGCCTCGACGTGGTCTGGCCGCAACTCGCCGCGCTGTTCGCGATCGGCGCCGTGCTGTTCTTTCTGGCACTGCGCCAGTTCCGGCGCTTCCTCGCGGCGTGA
- a CDS encoding heme ABC transporter ATP-binding protein — protein sequence MSTALEARRAGFATGGATLVDNVDLAVAQGELIAIVGPNGAGKSTLLRMLSGDLRPTSGSVRLGDRDLSSYSPRELADRRAVLAQHINVSFPFTVEEIVRMGTGDVGHRKAGALIEAALHEVGLGEFRARDITTLSGGEQQRAHFARVLVQLWSSEAVRGPGILLLDEPTSSLDIRYQLDLAHTARRCARNGATVIAILHDLNLATRFAERIVVMHDGAVAADGPPRAVMRPELIGAVFDVDLAIQTDASGSPFVLPELARV from the coding sequence ATGAGCACCGCGCTCGAGGCCCGCAGGGCCGGCTTCGCGACCGGCGGCGCGACGCTGGTCGACAACGTCGATCTCGCCGTCGCGCAAGGCGAGCTGATCGCCATCGTCGGGCCGAACGGCGCCGGCAAATCCACCCTGCTGCGAATGCTGTCGGGCGATCTACGGCCGACCTCAGGCTCGGTCCGGCTCGGTGACCGCGATTTGTCGTCCTATTCGCCGCGCGAGCTCGCCGACCGGCGCGCGGTGCTGGCCCAGCATATCAACGTCAGCTTCCCGTTCACGGTCGAGGAGATCGTCCGGATGGGCACCGGCGATGTCGGCCATCGCAAGGCCGGCGCGCTGATCGAGGCCGCGCTGCACGAGGTCGGCCTCGGCGAGTTTCGCGCGCGCGACATCACGACGCTGTCCGGCGGCGAACAGCAGCGCGCGCATTTCGCCCGCGTGCTGGTCCAGCTCTGGAGCAGCGAGGCGGTGCGCGGCCCGGGCATCCTGCTGCTCGACGAGCCGACCTCCAGCCTCGATATCCGCTATCAGCTCGACCTCGCCCACACGGCGCGGCGCTGCGCCCGCAACGGCGCCACCGTGATCGCGATCCTGCACGACCTCAACCTCGCCACCCGCTTCGCCGAACGCATCGTGGTGATGCACGACGGCGCCGTCGCCGCCGACGGCCCGCCGCGCGCGGTGATGCGCCCCGAACTGATCGGCGCGGTGTTCGACGTCGACCTCGCCATCCAGACCGACGCTTCAGGCAGCCCGTTCGTGCTGCCGGAGCTGGCGCGGGTGTAG
- a CDS encoding iron ABC transporter permease, with amino-acid sequence MTVMEIGRRRVARSFRPRSGVTLAVLLVLLLICLALALTVGAAGIPLSRLPAALGLLPAADAGPMAARDQMVLWSIRLPRILTAAIVGSLLAASGALMQGLFRNPLADPALVGVSSGGAFAAASSIVLLDHALGDNLRFLQDHLLPVAAFAGSLVTTIALYRIASRAGRTSIALFLLAGLAIAAIANAGIGVLVYLADDRQLRDITFWMMGSLSGANWAKASSTALVLLIALLVFVKVARHLDLLVLGESEAFHTGVDVERLKRLSIVLVSLMTGVAVSVCGVIGFVGIVVPHLLRLLIGPSHRLLLPASACLGAVMLVAADTVARTIVAPAEMPIGILTAAIGAPFFLVILLRQRKLVGL; translated from the coding sequence ATGACGGTGATGGAGATCGGACGCCGGCGCGTCGCGAGGTCGTTCCGGCCGCGCTCCGGCGTCACCCTGGCGGTGCTGCTCGTGTTGCTGCTGATCTGCCTGGCGCTGGCGCTGACTGTCGGCGCCGCCGGCATTCCGCTGTCGCGCCTGCCCGCCGCGCTCGGGCTGTTGCCCGCCGCCGATGCCGGGCCGATGGCGGCGCGCGATCAAATGGTGTTGTGGTCGATCCGGCTGCCGCGCATCCTCACCGCCGCGATCGTCGGTAGCCTGCTGGCGGCGTCGGGCGCGCTGATGCAGGGACTGTTCCGCAATCCGCTCGCCGATCCGGCGCTGGTCGGCGTCTCCAGCGGCGGAGCGTTCGCGGCGGCCTCGTCGATCGTGCTGCTCGATCATGCGCTCGGTGACAATCTTCGCTTCCTGCAGGATCATCTGCTGCCGGTCGCCGCCTTCGCCGGCTCGCTGGTCACCACCATCGCGCTGTACCGGATCGCCAGCCGCGCCGGGCGCACCTCGATCGCGCTGTTCCTGCTCGCCGGCCTCGCCATCGCGGCCATCGCCAATGCGGGGATCGGCGTGCTGGTGTACCTCGCCGACGACCGGCAATTGCGCGACATCACCTTCTGGATGATGGGATCGCTCAGCGGCGCCAACTGGGCCAAGGCGTCGTCGACCGCACTGGTGCTGCTGATCGCGCTCCTGGTATTCGTCAAGGTCGCGCGCCATCTCGATCTGCTGGTACTCGGCGAGTCGGAGGCGTTTCACACCGGCGTCGACGTCGAACGGCTGAAGCGTCTGTCGATCGTGCTGGTGTCGCTGATGACCGGCGTCGCGGTTTCGGTCTGCGGCGTGATCGGCTTCGTCGGCATCGTCGTGCCGCATCTGCTGCGGCTGTTGATCGGCCCGTCGCACCGGCTGCTGCTGCCAGCCTCCGCCTGCCTCGGCGCGGTGATGCTGGTGGCCGCCGACACCGTCGCGCGCACCATCGTGGCGCCGGCCGAAATGCCGATCGGCATTCTCACCGCGGCGATCGGCGCGCCGTTCTTCCTCGTCATCCTGTTGCGCCAGCGCAAGCTGGTCGGCCTATGA
- a CDS encoding hemin ABC transporter substrate-binding protein, whose product MIGSLVSPPARYAFLSVLAATVLAASPGVAGDIAVRDAHGREVTIADTSRTLSIGGAITEVLVALGLEQRIAGIDSTSTYPPAAVKDKPNVGYLRQLSAEGVIGLNPTLILAMDSAGPKQTMQAIESAKIPLVLIPEKLTEQGLLDKIRLIGRAMNADAAASCLANAVAEDFDQLRQLRAKIAKPLRVMFVMSLVNGQAMAAGRNTAADEIIELSGGVNAIDGYDGYKSINDEAIVAAKPDAVLTIRRSRDTFEADAFYAHPGFALTPAAKNRVFVAMDGLYLLGFGPRTPAAARDVAATLYPQLASQAGDFKPKAASTVCRP is encoded by the coding sequence ATGATCGGCTCGCTCGTCTCGCCCCCCGCGCGCTACGCATTTCTCTCGGTGCTGGCCGCGACCGTTCTCGCCGCGAGCCCCGGCGTCGCCGGCGACATCGCGGTGCGCGACGCGCACGGCCGCGAGGTGACGATCGCCGACACCTCGCGCACGCTGTCGATCGGCGGCGCGATCACCGAAGTGCTCGTCGCGCTCGGGCTCGAACAGCGCATCGCCGGGATCGATTCGACCAGCACCTATCCGCCGGCGGCCGTGAAGGACAAGCCGAATGTCGGCTATCTGCGGCAGCTCTCCGCCGAAGGCGTGATCGGGCTGAACCCGACGCTGATTCTGGCGATGGACAGCGCCGGTCCGAAGCAGACCATGCAGGCGATCGAATCGGCCAAGATCCCGCTGGTGCTGATTCCGGAGAAGCTCACCGAGCAGGGACTGCTCGACAAGATCAGACTGATCGGCCGCGCCATGAATGCGGACGCCGCCGCGAGCTGCCTCGCGAACGCCGTGGCGGAGGATTTCGATCAGCTCCGGCAACTTCGTGCGAAGATCGCCAAGCCGCTGCGGGTGATGTTCGTGATGTCGCTGGTCAACGGCCAGGCGATGGCGGCGGGCCGCAACACCGCCGCCGACGAGATCATCGAACTGTCCGGCGGCGTCAACGCGATCGACGGCTATGACGGCTACAAGTCGATCAACGACGAGGCGATCGTCGCGGCGAAACCGGACGCGGTGCTGACGATCCGGCGCAGCCGCGACACCTTCGAGGCCGATGCGTTCTACGCCCATCCGGGCTTCGCGCTGACGCCGGCGGCGAAGAACCGCGTCTTCGTGGCGATGGACGGGCTGTATCTGCTCGGCTTTGGCCCGCGCACCCCGGCCGCCGCGCGCGACGTCGCCGCGACGCTGTATCCGCAGCTCGCGAGCCAGGCCGGCGATTTCAAGCCGAAGGCGGCGTCGACCGTTTGCCGCCCATGA
- the hemP gene encoding hemin uptake protein HemP translates to MTEHTDNKSTTDAGPAAERAVNIVGNQLESRDLFSLGREIVIAHGGDRYRLRLTSQNKLILTK, encoded by the coding sequence ATGACCGAACACACTGATAACAAGAGCACCACCGACGCCGGCCCGGCGGCCGAGCGCGCCGTCAATATCGTCGGCAATCAGCTCGAGAGCCGCGATCTGTTTTCGCTGGGCCGCGAGATCGTCATCGCGCACGGCGGCGACCGATACCGGCTGCGCCTGACATCCCAGAACAAGCTGATCCTGACCAAATGA
- the hutW gene encoding heme anaerobic degradation radical SAM methyltransferase ChuW/HutW produces MTMANVKTGGAASHGGHGHGHHPAPAAAQQVSDYFVRIGCDPLTEAFAKRSFSPPWRGSRPVDSDDVGAVFERIFATPRTETAVAYVHVPFCQTHCLFCGFYQNVWRAEAGPAYVDDVLAELAARSTTALIASAPIDAVYIGGGTPSALAADDLARLVEGLRRYLPLTGDCEITLEGRAFGFDLAKAVKVADAGVTRLSIGVQTFSTQVRRRLGRKLAGPDVQAFLSDLVALGRTAVVCDLIYGLPGQTDETWASDIVTVDQLGLDGVTLYALNMFPGGPMARAIEKGKLAPGAPPGMQARAYAEAVGRLAGLGWLQVSQSHLVRSVRELNRYNAAIKRGVACLPFGAGAGGQANGYRWRNVIDIAQRRDMIAQHREPVEGLALVPADHAAHAMIAAGLEAGRLDLAAIETLRPGFRAAVAPLLANWAAAGLGELCGDGFRPNHAGAFWISNLTSGLSAGLQSATQAAAGGCCEPA; encoded by the coding sequence ATGACGATGGCGAATGTGAAGACGGGCGGCGCAGCGTCCCATGGCGGGCACGGGCACGGGCATCATCCGGCGCCCGCGGCGGCGCAGCAGGTCAGCGATTACTTCGTGCGGATCGGCTGCGATCCCTTGACCGAGGCGTTCGCGAAGCGCTCGTTCTCGCCGCCTTGGCGCGGCAGCCGTCCGGTCGACAGCGACGATGTCGGCGCGGTGTTCGAACGCATCTTCGCGACGCCGCGGACGGAGACCGCGGTCGCTTATGTGCACGTGCCGTTCTGCCAGACGCACTGCCTGTTCTGCGGCTTCTACCAGAATGTCTGGCGCGCCGAGGCCGGCCCTGCCTATGTGGACGACGTGCTCGCCGAACTCGCGGCGCGATCCACCACGGCGCTGATCGCGTCGGCGCCGATCGACGCGGTGTATATCGGCGGCGGCACGCCGTCGGCGCTCGCAGCCGACGATCTCGCGCGCCTCGTCGAGGGCCTGCGCCGCTATCTGCCGCTGACCGGGGATTGCGAGATCACGCTCGAAGGCCGCGCCTTCGGCTTCGATCTGGCGAAGGCCGTGAAAGTGGCGGACGCCGGCGTGACCCGGCTGTCGATCGGGGTGCAGACGTTCTCGACGCAGGTGCGGCGCCGGCTCGGCCGCAAGCTCGCCGGCCCGGACGTGCAGGCGTTTCTGTCGGACCTGGTCGCGCTCGGCCGCACCGCGGTGGTGTGCGATCTGATCTACGGATTGCCGGGACAGACCGACGAGACCTGGGCGAGCGATATCGTGACCGTCGACCAACTCGGGCTCGACGGCGTCACGCTCTATGCGCTCAACATGTTTCCGGGCGGGCCGATGGCGCGCGCGATCGAGAAGGGCAAGCTGGCGCCGGGGGCTCCGCCCGGCATGCAGGCGCGCGCTTATGCGGAGGCGGTCGGGCGGCTCGCGGGGCTCGGATGGCTGCAGGTGTCGCAGTCGCATCTGGTGCGCTCGGTGCGCGAACTCAATCGCTACAATGCGGCGATCAAGCGCGGCGTCGCCTGCCTTCCGTTCGGCGCGGGCGCCGGCGGCCAGGCGAACGGCTATCGCTGGCGCAACGTCATCGACATCGCGCAGCGCCGCGACATGATCGCGCAGCATCGCGAGCCGGTCGAGGGACTGGCGCTGGTGCCGGCCGATCATGCGGCGCATGCGATGATCGCGGCCGGCCTCGAGGCCGGGCGGCTCGACCTCGCCGCGATCGAAACGCTGCGGCCCGGCTTCCGCGCCGCGGTGGCGCCGCTGCTCGCCAACTGGGCGGCGGCCGGTCTCGGCGAACTCTGCGGCGACGGCTTCAGGCCCAATCACGCCGGCGCGTTCTGGATCAGCAATCTCACCAGCGGCCTGTCCGCCGGGCTGCAGTCGGCGACGCAGGCGGCTGCGGGCGGCTGCTGCGAACCGGCGTGA
- a CDS encoding SDR family oxidoreductase — translation MKILIFGATGRTGRHLVSQAAAIGWSVHAAGRNADLLQDLPGAAEISVVDLADPDRVADVVQRAAPDAIIATVGGALQDGRLVDEFGNNAIADAAVSGGVRRLVQISSLACGDSRAFASERIIAAIGPVLEAKTRAEDHLRRLDLDWTIIRPGGLTEGEPTGSGALYDDPRVHGMIARADLAALVLQTVAAAATHRLTLSTVDRTTLPAEPADLREFVVPPRV, via the coding sequence ATGAAAATCCTGATATTCGGCGCGACCGGTCGGACCGGCCGTCATCTGGTGTCGCAGGCAGCCGCGATCGGCTGGAGCGTGCACGCGGCGGGCCGCAACGCCGATCTGTTGCAGGACCTTCCGGGCGCGGCGGAAATCTCCGTGGTCGATCTCGCCGATCCCGATCGTGTCGCCGATGTGGTGCAGCGCGCCGCGCCGGACGCGATCATCGCCACCGTCGGCGGCGCACTGCAGGACGGGCGGCTGGTCGACGAGTTCGGCAACAACGCGATCGCCGATGCGGCCGTGAGCGGCGGCGTGCGGCGGCTGGTGCAGATTTCCTCGCTGGCCTGCGGCGACAGCCGTGCGTTCGCATCCGAACGGATCATCGCCGCGATCGGTCCGGTGCTCGAGGCCAAGACCCGCGCCGAGGATCATCTGCGCCGGCTAGATCTCGACTGGACGATCATTCGTCCGGGTGGATTGACCGAGGGCGAGCCGACCGGCAGCGGCGCGCTGTACGACGATCCCCGCGTGCACGGCATGATCGCCCGCGCCGATCTCGCAGCCCTCGTGCTGCAAACCGTCGCGGCCGCCGCGACGCATCGCCTGACGCTGTCCACGGTCGACCGGACGACGCTGCCGGCCGAGCCGGCCGATCTGCGCGAGTTCGTCGTTCCGCCGCGCGTGTAG